The sequence TTACAAGTTGAGAAAATCTATCTACTATTCTATTCCCTCTTAATTTTACAGCTCCTATCTCTATTATCTCATGCTCATGAGAGTTAAGTCCCATAGTTTCCAAGTCGAATACAACAAAATTCTCTTCTAATAGAGGTACATCTTTAGGATTTCTTACCATAAGAACTTCATCGTCTACCATATACATCTCACAACCAAGTATAGGTTTTATATCCTTTCCCTTAGCTGCTTTATAAGCAAATGGGAAAGAGTGTACAACAGCATAATCTGTAATAGCCACAGCAGAGTGTCCAAATTTTATAGCCTGTTTTATAATATCAGCTATATCAGTTACCCCTACCATCTCACTCATCTTACTGTGAGTGTGTAGTTCTACCATTTTTACTTCAGCTTTATCCTCCTTTTCCTCCTTTACCTTATCAAGCTTATTGATAGAGTTTATCATTATTATCTCTTCATTATCAGAGAATCTATCAGTTTGCTTTTTACCATTTATCTTTACAAAATCTCCAATTTTTATATCTAGAGGTTTATCTTTTTCTAAGAAGATTTTTGTAGTAAGAGAGGTATGGTTATCAGTTATTCTAATAGTCTGAATTACTCTATCATTTTTTATATCTCTAGACTCCATTCCAAAGATCTCTCCCTCTACTACACAAGTATCATCATCATAGAGTTCGAAAAACTCCTCTAGTGGAATAGAACTTCCTTTAATCTCCTTAGCTTTATTAGCTGAAAAACCTCCCCCTTTAGAGAAGTTAGCACTTTTTATAACTACTTCTTGAGCCTTTGGCTTATTAGAATTTTGTTCAGCAATTTTTTTATTCTCCATATCAATCTTTGCTGAAAGAGTGATGATCTCTTTTTGTTTTTCCTCTTCTATTTTAGATACCTCTTGTGAGAAATCTCCCAATACAAACTTTACCTTGAAATTATATATTCCAAAATTTTCTAGAATTGTTTCTAGCTTCTCATCTATTTGAGAACTTCTCAAAATATCAATAGCACTCTGCTCAGCAAGAGTAATATTGATGCTCTCATTTTCAATACTTATTCTATATAGGTATAAAAAAGATTTAGAGATAGCGTTTCTAGCTTTCAATCTTATGATTGCTCTCTCTACTATCTCTATTAATTGCTCTTTTCTTATATCATTTTCAGAAAAACTTACTGTAAAATCTACCTCTAACTCTTTACCAAAGTTTTTCTTAATATTTTCATAGATGACATCTAATTCATTTAACTCATCAACTGAAGGAACATTACATATAAATCTCATCTTTTTATTTCTTTCTGAAAATATAATCTCTGTAACATCTACATTTTTTATACCCATTTTTCTAAAGATACCATCTTGTGGTTTTATTCTTATCTCATTTCTATTCATTGTTCCTCCAAAAAGAGTTATTTTTCTCCTAATAATCTGTCTAATATGATAGCTACTGCTGCTCTTACAGAAAGATGATTATACTCTGTATTAGCTCTAATTGGTTCAAGAACAGAATCAGACATATCCATTACCTCATCTGTAAGCCCCCATCCTGTTCCAAACAATAATAGATATGGTTTATCATCTTCTAATAACTTATTAGATAACTCTTTATATTTTATTGTATTAGAAAAAACTCTAGCTGAAGTAGCTATTATAACAGGTCTTTGCCCTTCTCTTTTTTCTATTTCAGCAATAGTATCTTCTATACTATTCATCACTTTAGTAATAGAAAAAGCATCTTCTCTATCTTTGTTAAATTGTCCTCCTGTTCCTTCTTGCCAATAACCAATTATTCTTTCAGTCAACATCTTTTGGGCATCTACTGGAACTATAAGTCTATACCCAGCTATATTATATGTTCTACAACTTCTTGAAATATCGTGTATATCAAAGTTTGTAACCGACGTACACACTACATTATTATTTTTATTATATACAGGATAGTGAACTAATCCTAAATAAACTTTATTTCTCATCTTCTCTCCTATTTAACTTTTTTAAATCCTTATATTTGTCTATATCTTCTAAATAAACTTTATAGGCATGTAAAAGATACTCTTTGTTTTCTTCATTCAAGGGTCTAATTACTCTTGCTGGAGATCCAGCTATTAAACTCCCCTCTCCTGCTTGGAGTTTTGGAGTTACAACAGAACCAGCAGCTACTAGACAGTTTTTAGGAATTACACTTTCATTTAAAAGTATACTTCCCATACCGATTACACAGTTATCTCCAATAGTACAACCATGTATAATGCAGTTGTGTCCAATAGTTACTCTCTCTCCTATAGTTACTGGATATGAAGTATCTCCATGAACTGTACAATTATCTTGAATATTAGAATCTCTTCCCACAGTAATCTTGCTCATATCAGCTCTCACAACAGCTCCAAACCAGATAGATACATTTTCATTTGTAACTACCTCTCCTATTACAGTGGCATTCTCCGCTATATAGTTATTCTCTCCTATTTTTGGAGTTTTTTCTCCCAACTTATATATCATTTTTTTCCTTTCCAAGCTCTCTTTTAATCTCAGCTAAAAGCTTTTTCTCCTCTTTGCTTAACTCTCTTCCCACAAGTAGATCTCTTCTTCTTAGATAAGTTCTTTTCAAACTCTCCTTTAATCTCCAAGTTTCTATATTCTTGTGGTGTCCAGAAAGTAACACTTCAGGAACTTTCATCCCCTCATATTCAGCTGGTCTTGTATAGTGAGGATAATCTAAAAGTCCATTGAAAAAAGAGTCATTCTCATAGGATTCTTTTTTGATTACACCAGGAACAAGTCTAGCTATACAATCTGCCATCATCATAGCTGGTAACTCTCCCCCTGTCAAAACAAAATCCCCAATGGAAACTTCCAAATCAACTTTACTCTCTACTACTCTCTCATCTATTCCCTCATAGTGTCCAGCTATGATAGTTATCTCCTCTTCCTGAGCCAACTCAATAGCAAGTTTTTGATTAAATTTCACGCCTTGAGGAGTGGTATAGATTACCTTTCCCTTTACAGTTTCTAGAGCTCTAAAAAGTGGCTCTGGTTTTATAACCATTCCAGCTCCTCCACCAAAAGGCATATCATCAGCTTGTTTATGTTTGTCATAACAAAAATCTCTGATATTTACAATATTTATCTCTAAAAGATTTTTTTCAAGAGCTTTTCCTATTATACTTTCACTTTTAAATCCTGAAAACATCTCAGGAAAAAGAGTAAGAATATTAATTTTCATATTACTCCTCGTCCATTCCATCATCTTGTTGATATTTTTTTCCCTTTTCCTCTTTCATTCCTTCAATTAGATGGATATATATTACTCTTTTATCAAAATCTATCTTCTTTACAAACTCATCTATATCTGGAACCATAACTTCACACTTAGCTGACTCTATCACTAAGATATCGTGAGCAGCTGTTTCAAAAATATCAACTACTGTTCCTAACTCTTCTTCAGTATCTATATCTATCGCCTTCATATTTAGTAAGTCATTTAATAGGTATTCATCTTCTCCAACACCTAATATCTCTCTTCTTACTTTTATAAATCCATTTTTTAAATTTCCAGCTTCTGTCTTGTTAGTTATCTCTTCAAACTCTAATACACACTTATTTCCCACTAGATGAGAAGCAGATTTTACTGTAAGGATTCTTTGATTATTCTCCCCTACTTCCACTACTATTCTATTATTTAATAGTATCT comes from Fusobacterium necrogenes and encodes:
- a CDS encoding RNA methyltransferase, producing the protein MRNKVYLGLVHYPVYNKNNNVVCTSVTNFDIHDISRSCRTYNIAGYRLIVPVDAQKMLTERIIGYWQEGTGGQFNKDREDAFSITKVMNSIEDTIAEIEKREGQRPVIIATSARVFSNTIKYKELSNKLLEDDKPYLLLFGTGWGLTDEVMDMSDSVLEPIRANTEYNHLSVRAAVAIILDRLLGEK
- a CDS encoding gamma carbonic anhydrase family protein, whose protein sequence is MIYKLGEKTPKIGENNYIAENATVIGEVVTNENVSIWFGAVVRADMSKITVGRDSNIQDNCTVHGDTSYPVTIGERVTIGHNCIIHGCTIGDNCVIGMGSILLNESVIPKNCLVAAGSVVTPKLQAGEGSLIAGSPARVIRPLNEENKEYLLHAYKVYLEDIDKYKDLKKLNRREDEK
- the rimM gene encoding ribosome maturation factor RimM (Essential for efficient processing of 16S rRNA), with translation MELLTVGKISGTHHLKGAVKVVSNIENIEILLNNRIVVEVGENNQRILTVKSASHLVGNKCVLEFEEITNKTEAGNLKNGFIKVRREILGVGEDEYLLNDLLNMKAIDIDTEEELGTVVDIFETAAHDILVIESAKCEVMVPDIDEFVKKIDFDKRVIYIHLIEGMKEEKGKKYQQDDGMDEE
- the trmD gene encoding tRNA (guanosine(37)-N1)-methyltransferase TrmD, yielding MKINILTLFPEMFSGFKSESIIGKALEKNLLEINIVNIRDFCYDKHKQADDMPFGGGAGMVIKPEPLFRALETVKGKVIYTTPQGVKFNQKLAIELAQEEEITIIAGHYEGIDERVVESKVDLEVSIGDFVLTGGELPAMMMADCIARLVPGVIKKESYENDSFFNGLLDYPHYTRPAEYEGMKVPEVLLSGHHKNIETWRLKESLKRTYLRRRDLLVGRELSKEEKKLLAEIKRELGKEKNDI